A part of Variovorax sp. HW608 genomic DNA contains:
- a CDS encoding Bug family tripartite tricarboxylate transporter substrate binding protein: MRAHPSTLLSRRQVLAGLGAAGLAFASPALGETYPSHAIRLVVGYAAGGSVDVIGRIVADLLAAKLGSAVIVENQAGAAGAIGALRVARSPADGYTLLAGSSNELAATITVNPAQKYDPRKDFAPIALIATAPVLLVASANTQVKNLDQFFDRVKRNPGKSSYGTSGVGSLQHFVGELIKQRAGVAFIHAPYRSGGALVSDLVGGAVDFAGLSPTIAAPFLQDGRMVALGVSSASRWPGLPQVPSLGEHPLLQGFDLSGWFALAGPRNMPSGVVQHLRAQMQAGLQDPLVRRRLQENGALPATGTEDMARLIDQDVARYAALVKFANIRE, encoded by the coding sequence ATGCGCGCCCATCCCTCCACGCTGCTGTCCCGCCGCCAGGTCCTCGCCGGGCTCGGCGCCGCCGGCCTCGCCTTCGCCTCCCCGGCATTGGGCGAGACGTATCCCTCGCATGCCATCAGGCTGGTGGTCGGCTACGCGGCGGGCGGCTCGGTGGACGTGATCGGCCGCATCGTCGCCGACCTGCTGGCTGCGAAGCTCGGATCGGCGGTGATCGTGGAGAACCAGGCCGGCGCGGCCGGCGCCATCGGCGCACTGCGCGTCGCCAGGAGTCCCGCGGACGGCTACACGCTGCTGGCCGGCAGCAGCAACGAGCTCGCGGCCACCATCACGGTGAACCCGGCGCAGAAATACGATCCGCGCAAGGACTTCGCGCCGATCGCGCTGATCGCGACCGCGCCGGTGCTGCTGGTCGCCAGCGCGAACACCCAGGTGAAGAACCTCGACCAATTCTTCGATCGCGTGAAGAGGAATCCGGGCAAGTCCAGCTACGGCACCTCCGGCGTGGGCTCGCTGCAGCACTTCGTCGGCGAGCTGATCAAGCAGCGCGCGGGCGTGGCGTTCATCCACGCGCCCTATCGCAGCGGCGGCGCGCTGGTGAGCGATCTGGTCGGCGGCGCGGTCGATTTTGCCGGCCTGTCGCCCACCATCGCCGCGCCCTTCCTGCAGGATGGGCGCATGGTGGCCCTGGGCGTGAGCTCAGCGTCCCGCTGGCCCGGCCTGCCGCAGGTGCCGTCGCTCGGCGAGCATCCGCTGCTCCAGGGCTTCGATCTTTCCGGCTGGTTCGCGCTCGCCGGCCCGCGCAACATGCCGTCCGGCGTCGTGCAGCACCTGCGTGCGCAGATGCAGGCGGGACTGCAGGATCCGCTGGTGCGCCGGCGGCTGCAGGAGAACGGAGCGCTCCCCGCCACGGGCACCGAGGACATGGCGCGCCTGATCGACCAGGACGTGGCGCGCTATGCGGCGCTGGTGAAGTTCGCGAACATCCGCGAGTGA